A genome region from Tissierellales bacterium includes the following:
- a CDS encoding GNAT family N-acetyltransferase — MSEILLRKIEIKDLDSYLELTKPSRLYHKFNGPYFKKSTENELKTKIQNLKKQIENGEYPNRSLMVVDEEKDVLIGEVSWYWKSEETKWMEIGIVIFNEDYWGQGIGYKALRKWIDRVFDEHKDIVRLGLTTWSGNERMMNLAEKLGFVLEARYRKARIVEDQYYDSISYGILREEWENNNKKTEKLV; from the coding sequence ATGTCAGAAATATTGCTTAGAAAAATTGAAATTAAAGATTTAGATAGTTACTTGGAACTTACAAAACCATCAAGACTATACCACAAATTCAATGGACCGTATTTCAAGAAGAGTACTGAAAATGAACTTAAAACTAAAATTCAAAACCTTAAAAAACAAATAGAAAATGGAGAATATCCAAATCGTAGTTTAATGGTAGTGGATGAAGAAAAAGATGTACTCATTGGAGAGGTTAGTTGGTACTGGAAATCCGAAGAGACGAAATGGATGGAAATCGGAATAGTAATATTCAATGAAGACTATTGGGGACAAGGCATAGGATATAAAGCGCTAAGAAAATGGATTGACAGAGTATTTGATGAGCACAAAGATATAGTAAGACTAGGCCTAACTACATGGTCTGGAAATGAGAGAATGATGAATCTAGCAGAGAAATTAGGTTTTGTATTAGAAGCAAGATATCGTAAAGCTAGAATAGTAGAAGATCAATATTATGATTCAATCAGTTATGGAATATTGAGAGAAGAGTGGGAAAATAATAATAAAAAAACAGAAAAATTAGTATAA
- a CDS encoding AAA family ATPase: protein MNKKFNITGTCIPDKHYMVDITTKINYIMKLIENEEYFIINRPRQYGKTTTLYLLNKKLSKMDDYLSIKISFESIDSDSFGETKSFLKSIMIQMRNYFRFTRNKTMLEYINKYCDKITRMAEFSDFITDMVEYVDRKVVLIIDEVDKSSNNQLFLDFLGLLRNKYLSSKEGMDITFSSVILAGVHDVKSLKIKIRSDQEHKYNSPWNIAADFDVDMSFSEREIETMLDEYTRLKNIELDKKYFAERLYFYTSGHPFLVSKLCKTIDEKILSAKDTMWEREYIDIAVKEVLKENNTNFDSVIKNIENNSELYSFTKRIILDGENITYVRSDEIVNLGSIYGILKDEKGNCRINNKIYEQLIYNHMMMKLVRNDRYKIMSDYNYKSKFINEDNTLDIEKILMKFQEFMKKEYSAKKEAFLEDDGRLILLAFISPIINGAGFAFKEVKGGEEKRFDIVITYGKEMHILELKIWRGEQYHKKGLIQLGEYLEQYGLDKGYLLVFDFRKQRGESGKTIETKVNIGSREKKILEVYC, encoded by the coding sequence TTGAATAAAAAATTTAACATAACGGGAACATGTATACCTGATAAACACTACATGGTAGATATCACAACAAAAATAAATTACATAATGAAACTAATAGAAAACGAAGAATATTTTATTATAAATAGACCAAGACAGTATGGAAAAACAACTACATTGTACCTATTGAACAAAAAACTTTCAAAAATGGATGATTACCTATCTATAAAAATAAGTTTTGAGTCGATTGATTCAGATAGTTTTGGTGAGACGAAGAGTTTTCTAAAGAGCATAATGATACAAATGAGGAATTACTTCAGATTTACCAGAAATAAAACCATGCTTGAGTATATAAATAAATATTGCGACAAAATTACTAGAATGGCTGAATTCAGCGATTTCATAACAGATATGGTTGAGTATGTAGATAGAAAAGTAGTTCTAATCATAGATGAAGTAGACAAAAGTAGCAACAACCAATTGTTTCTAGATTTTTTAGGCCTGCTTAGAAACAAGTATTTGTCGAGTAAAGAAGGCATGGATATAACATTTAGTAGTGTGATACTAGCAGGAGTTCATGACGTTAAGAGTCTTAAAATAAAAATCAGATCTGACCAAGAACATAAATACAATAGTCCTTGGAATATAGCAGCAGATTTCGATGTCGACATGAGCTTTTCAGAACGAGAAATAGAAACAATGTTAGATGAATATACAAGACTAAAAAATATAGAATTAGACAAAAAATACTTTGCAGAACGCCTTTATTTTTACACATCAGGGCACCCATTTTTGGTAAGCAAACTTTGCAAGACAATAGACGAAAAAATACTAAGTGCAAAAGATACAATGTGGGAAAGAGAATATATAGATATAGCTGTGAAGGAAGTTCTAAAAGAGAACAATACGAACTTTGACAGTGTGATAAAAAATATAGAGAACAATAGCGAATTATACAGCTTCACAAAGAGAATAATATTAGATGGAGAAAACATAACTTATGTAAGGTCAGATGAAATAGTAAACCTCGGAAGTATATATGGTATATTGAAAGATGAAAAAGGAAATTGTAGAATCAATAACAAAATCTACGAGCAGCTCATATACAATCACATGATGATGAAACTTGTGAGAAATGATAGATACAAAATCATGTCAGATTACAACTACAAATCAAAATTCATAAATGAAGATAATACATTAGACATCGAAAAAATACTCATGAAATTTCAAGAATTTATGAAAAAAGAGTATTCAGCTAAGAAAGAAGCATTTTTAGAAGACGATGGCAGACTGATACTTTTGGCATTTATAAGTCCAATAATAAATGGAGCTGGATTTGCATTTAAAGAAGTTAAAGGTGGAGAAGAGAAGCGGTTTGATATAGTAATAACATATGGTAAAGAGATGCACATACTAGAGCTCAAGATATGGAGAGGCGAACAATACCACAAAAAAGGATTAATTCAGCTTGGAGAGTACCTAGAGCAATACGGATTAGATAAAGGATACTTGCTTGTATTTGACTTTAGAAAACAGCGTGGAGAATCTGGAAAAACAATAGAAACTAAAGTAAATATAGGTAGTAGAGAGAAAAAAATATTAGAAGTTTATTGTTAA